Genomic window (Arctopsyche grandis isolate Sample6627 chromosome 5, ASM5162203v2, whole genome shotgun sequence):
gtaatgccttcctggtatgaaataaaataaaataaaataaaataaaataaaataaatattgggcCGTATCGTCATGCTCTGTGATATGTATGCGAGCCGATTTTGCTTTTAACTTtttcaaaacaagtatgaagGTAATGGAAACgggtggtgctgtatagtatgaatagaagtagtcttttacATGCAGTGATGTGGCGAGCTGTTGAGTTGTGAATTCGTAAACTTTGAACAAAATTCATTTGTGTTATAAAACAACGTACATATCTTTTGGATTAATTACATACTGTAAATTATAGGGTTAATTGATAGGTAAGCTCTTACGAGTGCATTCTTCGGCTCTGTGAAGATTTAACAGCTTAAAAAAATGCATCAAACCAAAATAGATCTTTTGTATATACAGGCGAATGCCTTCATTTTCgatctttatttaatttattttgtgaacGGATTTTAAGCTTGAAATTTATGGGATTTATGGTGGTCGTTAAACTGCTTTTATTggttttatcatcatcatttcaaGTGAAGACTCGGTGCTGCGTTTTTATAGACCTTGCGTTGAATCAATTTGTACGTCCAGATGGGAAATCAGagattttcaacctttctaactaatataaaaactttCGCATGTTATTGCGAAGAGCGAACGAGAAAACTCTGTCGGTCGCAAATCAAAAGAAATTATCTACGACTTCGTGACCCAAGTCTTACTCGTAACATAATGAACTTCCTATTTCTTCCTCTCTTTCGGCGTTCGTTTGAGAGGGGCTAAAGTTTGTTTGATGCCAATTGAAGGAAAATCCAAATTGATAAACGTCGATTCTCGGTACGTTGCTACAAAACTAAAGCGGAAAATGTCGAGATTTTTTCCGACCGTAATGCGAAAATCGCCACACAAATTGATCTGTAGCAACGATCATTTCAGCCATGACAAAAATACAAACACATTTCATGATCATCTATAGATTTATACGGTTCCATTTTATCGACGAACGTGTGTCAATTGGGTGCACTCAAACTCGAATGCAGTCTGACAGTTATCTTCATTACTATTCTCGATCGCGATGCACTTGCATTTATCTGCGAACTGCATCGTGTTCACGTCGAATGATTGACACTATCTGAACGGCACACGATTCGGATACATGCATATCTGAATTATATTGCccgtacaatacatacataggttgagTGAAATGTGCTATAAAATTTAGATATGTGTCGGCATTGTTGTGTGTTTATTATTTGGGCTTGCGAACTCGTCAAATCCCCGGAAGCCCGAGGAAATCCCTTGTTTTATTGTGTGCCTTGTATTGTAGTAGAGCTCAGCTTCGTCTTAATTCACATTCCAGCCGAGTCATAATTAATCCCCTATCTTCTTTCGGCTTAAAATATCTCAACTTCGCCGACAAACGCCACAAAGTAGCAGAAAGTTTCACTCGTTCTCACTCTCCCCTTAAACAATGCTCGTAATGAGCTCGCTAGGCTCCGTGGTCCACATTCGATCTCGATTTTATCACATTCacacatttcaaaataatacccggaaactatatttatatattatagttcaCATAcacttatgtacaattcattggTTTGAAATATCGATGATAATTAGCTTGTGAATGTTATAACAATGTACAAACGTACGTATATTTCCTATTATTATATCAACGTATGTatcaaatgtattattttaaatcaaataatgaagaatagttatatattttatattattgaaacGTATGAGTAACGATTCGTTTACGTAATAGTTGTGAAAAGAAGGGGAAAATTTGTATTCAGCGATTGTGCGAAAGTTTCTAATACTTCATACAAGATTGTCCTTATGGCATTCGTGGGGATTTCCCACACTTTTTCCAacaattttattatgttttttatacGTTTTGTAAATCGTATACGATATTTCTCGTCTGTGGATCGATTTTTCGTGAGCGAAGAGCGGAACCGGTTGTGTGTAATCTGCTTATAAATCTCGTCCGGTAATCAGTTTCACAGATTTGTGTCGCGGTCATAAAGCAGACTTGTGTCAGCGATAATTGTTAATGTTttgttatgaaaaaaatgtgataTAAATTGAGAGTTTGAGATGAATATTGTTGTTTCAGGTCCCCCCGGGCCGCCGGGCAAGCGCGGCAAGAAGGGCAAAAAGGGCGACCCTGGAGAACCTGGTCCAGCTGTAAGAATATAAaaactttttcttttattatcataaaaccgtttatttattttcagctttttcccctcttttttatttttgtttattactaCGTTTTTATATTCGCGAATCGAATGCTCGTTTTTACGTCATTCGTACTTTGTTCCGTCGTGTTTTTAATGCGATTATCCTTTTATTACTGTTGAAACttttcattcatattatacgcataatgtttatataatacagaCAATTCGTCAAATTTTACTGCACAGATAAACCTTACGTTTATTACTTTGTATATGTTCGAAGTAATAATGATGAAGTGTGATCATACAAAATTCGAACtttgatattttgactgattgatcgatcactgatcgcgttttatttttattatttcttgtaattttgCATTGTAAAACCTCATCAGTGTaaattacctacatacatacatatctagaaAAATATTAACTTTCTTCGACCGTAATCATTAGACTTTTTGTCAACAAAATTCGAGCTGAACGTTTCTTTTACTTTTAAGACCATTCCATGGAAACGATGCCATGGAATggtcttaaaaaaaattcaattttaagaaGAAAAGGaaagattaaaattaatttaaaaattaaggaACATCGACAGCGGACTGGAGATGCGCTCATACTGGCGTTTAAGGTACACGCGAAAAATTTTCAGACTTTTTTTCGTACCTTAGCAATGTGAAGAAACATCCCATGTGAAGTTTtcttaatgtaaaattattccatttatattAAGAGGTgaattgacaaaaaataactACTTAAACCgagttcaaattaaaaaaaaccttcgaaaatcggtaaaatttaccATTTTCACAAACTTGAATGGGCTGGTGGcagtgcaaatatttttttataattttgatattattttttacggaaTCCCCAAGATACAGAACATGTTTTCCAACTAGAggtgtttccaaattccaaaattcgctgTGTTCGATGTACCCTattgtacatttaatattaCGTCATAATCAATTAGTTATTGATTttgaataatgtaatataaacaacctgcatatttacatatgtattatacatacatttataataaatataatcacAATAGTCACAGCAAAAAACATAATCAAAATGTAaaactcaattttaaatatgaattgttTCCTCgcaaaattaaacataatgtttaaaaaatatattaaatctacTATCAATATAATCTTTCTTATACTTATACTTATACTTtcttatttatgtatctatacTTACAAGCAGATATCGGCAGCTATGTTGCTtttacccacaaaaaatggttcactattgtcaacgttttttttgctctcttgctttgtatgaCATAAATAAGATATCAAAACATAATTCTGTATATATcctactttatattatatattatatttattttatatacatatttaaatttattttagttattattattgttttgcgcctttcaaatatattttgcaaataATTTTGCTTCTTTTGCAGGGATCCACAGGCTCTCCCGGCAAGAATGGATTTCcggtagttattttatttttatatttttgcatgattttttattatttttattttcatcacacatATTCATTAAATTATGTTATAGAGTATcgaagttaatttaaaaaaaaaacctagtaTTTCTCTTTCTTTTTAATGTATGAGATTTTCATCTAGTGTGTTTTATTGCGATATTGCAGGGTACGAAGGGGGAAAAGGGCGAACGAGGTTTTATGGTAAGACAATTGTTCGGGTCGCCCGGTTTTTTTATGGTGCACTTCAACTAACATTCACATCAAATATATACCtattacttatatataatacaataatataaatgtattgacTAGAATCCTCTAACATAGCAGAAAACGTAACAAAAAAGCTGAATTAACCAAATTAACTGAGCACCGGAAATGGTTAATCTGCTTCCGCATACGCATCAgcgattttcaaatatttccacCAATGTTCCAATGTTCAagaaacaatattatatttatttataaatagacATTCGAATATCAAATGGTCCAAAGCTCACGGCGATAAATTGACactgatatataaaatttatctttataaaacatagccagcagcatagctcagacgttaagcttctgcttaccgtcaagaaggtgccgggttctatccctgaatgaaaatgaatttttcagagtatgctgttggtcagacctggatttgtgactccaggttgatcgtttcctatcagagtttgccaattttctctgatttcattgttgaaacggttcccggaaaaaaaaattggctaaaaatccttcctacctactatgtcaccactatttgaaatttgatggatgtacaataagaatttatgtacaattcatagatgtctcgttaatttgcgagttttttcagtgtctcgcaattcaacgaattataataaaaaatgctgcatttgtatttgtaattggccaggaaggcgcattgggattttcctgtaaggccttcctggtatatatgtaaaataaaaataaaataaataaaaataagccaTAATTTATCTACGATAAATTCAACAACTTTCGTACAAATATGATAGTGAAGTgtaattgtttatatattaacaCCGTAGTTAAAAgatacttttttttactaatgtaaaatatatacattgttttatatgtatgtatataatataattatcactatttacagccattcgccatccactactGAATGAAAgtctttccaacacgcttccattcgtctctgttttgcgaaaCTCTCGTACatttcatcccacacatttttctaatttcatccagcCATTTCCCCTGTGACTTTTTTTgcaccttttacattctctcgggtaccattccagcacttctttcgtctatCTTCTAGCtacgtttgtacatatatatagaagaaATTAAGAGGCCTGTAAAAGTAAGATGTAGTGCATTTGagtgaatgaatgttgtttttaaatcaaaaataccacTTTGCCTGCAGAATAAGATCTTCATTCAATGTGTGtttccagtgatgacgtatggatgtaaaatttggacattaaacgccaagatgctagaCAAAGTAGAATGCACTCAAAaaacgggccacgtggctagaagaatggacgaaaggtggacaaaagaagtactagaatggtaccgaGACAGtgcaaaaaggtaaaaggaagatgggtagacgaaattaggaaatttTGTTGGGtgagatatgtatatgagagttgtgcaaaacagagataAGTGGAAgccaacatataggtatttttctaatagttctgatagattattcacatattaaaaatacatctataagttattttataaacatataccgcaacgccgttccaccgcgttacatgggaaaaaagcatatatatatatcaccatcatttttgattttgagtTTGTATAACAATAGAAAATCCAAAAATAGCACAAAATGAAAGAAGATTGTGTCTCGAATActattaataaaagaaaaatttctaTATCATATTCGTACTTAGTTGTTTTTTTTGAAGATTTGTTTGatcaaatatacataactaTTGTAACTTAGCAAAATTAGCAcatgaaaattgtaaaattttccacTGTTTTCCAAATTTTCTTCTATTCGAATTGGTGTGTTTGAAAACCGCTGTTGACCaaatgtagttttttttatttctaatcaGACGACTTGGTGGACAAAATGTACGTTATTTAACGAGTTTCTCGTTGTTTTTGCGTCAGGAGCTTATTAGTTCTTCCGTCACGTCGCGTTTCCTTGTTTCGGCGACATTGTGTGGGTagcttttcatttttattttattttatttttatatcaacgGTAACCCTTTGCGGGTGAAAGTATGAGGGGTGAATTCTCAACGAGCCGCAAAGTTGCGTATACATGGGATAAAACCGATGGCTCATCGGTTTTATCTGATGTGTCTGTGTGAAGGCGTTCCAACATAAATCCTTTGCATTGCACTGCGAGGGTTGAATGTGTCGCCAATCTTTCCACTTTTATTGCTAGGGGAGTCTTCGAAAGGTTCAAACAAAACGAAACTCACTTCATGTTGTTCCTCTGcactttatattttaaagtatgATTCTGTCTTGTTATCATATTTTTCGTtcccaaatattttatatctttttttattttaaataaatctatttatttttataaatttcattgaaCAAACATTGCGTCAAAGATTTTGTTGTGCTGTGTATTAAAAGTAGCCAAATTGCATGAAAAAGtttagtattacatacatatacaaatggtGACGGCTAATTTGACAAAATTAATAGGCAAAGTTTTCGAATCTAAATGATGACGATACAATTGAATGTAGGAAATTAATGTGTTTCAGGGACTCGGAGGATTGAGAGGTTTTCCAGGATTTCCGGTTTGTTTCACAATTTATATCTGTATATCCGGGTTTGTAGGTGGAAGAGGTCGTCGTTGTAAAACTCTTTTTAGGGAATTTCACtcgctgtttatttttatttcgctatgtacatagatcttgTATTTTCAAACACCCTCGTATACAATTGTTTGAAATAACCGATTAACTGTAATGTTGAGCCGTTGGAAATAACTAACACTAACAAATCTGTtggtaatattaataaaaactgCTTTTGCCCAgcttaagtattatattatatatatttaagtatatgtagatactaacgagattattaatttttataaatatttcctaTTATTCTTTTCTATCTTCAGGGACCCATTGGACTTGATGGACCCAAAGGAGATCCTGtaagtaatttaatatttgctcAAACaaagttattaaatacataattaacagAATTTTTACTGCTTGTTtgctttattatatataattttttttttattatatagccACTTTTTCGCCGTGCGACTACCGGTGGGCGCTTGAGCAAGGTCAAAATCGCCACGCGCCCGCCCGTGGGCACAAATCTAGTCGCTACACATTAACCCTTTGattgctgaccaacgccgattggcgtatTGCCAACAAGTCAataggcctgaaaaacgccgttaggcgttgtattttgagcgtgtacaaagtaaacaagaatgctACCCACTAAgcatttccaggtagcattgaaaaatagaaaataggTCGTGTAAACCGTTTCATTCATTTgccaacgtttataaagacgtTTCTGAACCGTAGCAGAAGtttccgatggaaatccctagctgttgagtattttagattgtggtttggcatttagattgtgcgcattatattttaataacaatgaagaagatggaactagttttggaaaaatacattcattaatagacttcttttgcttattttatattgttgcaagatataacagaaagtctaaacacacctttacaaaactcgaaatcctcgacggtagttatctagggtttgtttggattagctacaatttttatacctgctttctattggatttgtaataattctagttgaaaatgttggcgaaattttcagcatggcgggctttcaacagaaaagacgtcagcactcaaagggttaattgggcTTGTCAATGGCGCTTgccattttttaatatcaattaaaaaatttcaatagaaaaatgcGGCGATGAAGTGGATACTTTATTATTAAGATACttaattataacaaaaaaattacgataTTTCACTAAGATTTCTAAAATTTTAGGGAAGACCTGGAGACAAAGGGCAGAAAGGTGAACTAGGAAATCCAGGATTTGATGTGTTTTCAGCAGttaaagtaatttttattttatatttctactCATATATTTATTCTTCTCGTATATTTGAAGCATTAGTTTGAAtcggttaaaataaataaatatgcctacctattaaatatatgtatataaatcttgTGTAGGTACTTAGAAAGAATGAGTacatcgtatatacatatgtacatataatggtaatttcaatattgattaaatatttttcagggGATGAAAAGATCAGTGACCACATTACGTGGTGGCACTTTGGGTTATGCTGAAATAGTCGCAGTCAAGGTACAAAACAAATATCTGTTGTCGTTAGACCGACATTATCAGCTTTGTTTGTTTTgtacatattgtttttatttttttattttatagtcgtttttatttttacaaaaatagataaatttcttatgcttgaatttatttttacctCTATTTTATGAAGCACAGCTATACAATTTCCATTCgcggaattattattattatgtttatattgttATGCTTTATGTAGACTTGGGTAGTTTTATCGGTTACTTTTTACGCATTTAGTGTTGTTTTGTATGCTTTTTTTGGTAAATGAAAAATTCGTAGTATTTACTTTTTAGGGTCTACAAGCAGCGGGTCATAATATATCAGCACAAACTATAATCACTTTGAAGGTAAGTGCACAACACAATGCTTCTGCATGCTATTTTATGAGAAGTAGTTTCTTGATATATTatcatgaatgtatgtaaacatttaataaataaaattttaacaacatatgtacgtatgtacctatatttgtTCAGCACTTGTTTTTTGAATGCCTTTATCTCGTAAAACAACAATAAAGCTATAATAATAAGGAATTGAAaggaaaattaaattcaaatttatttatttttatattggtattgaaattaaatattttattggtcaataaaatatacaacgattatttccaaatttttgattttgtgaACATAAActtctttaattttattgctaaatagaaaaaataaattttctttaacaTACTACTACGTGAATTTTGTTTCATTGAtcctatttatattttactcactacatattttaatctcaaatatTTCTGAATAATAACAATTGTATTACTTACAAATGTGTATAGATTACATTTCACTAGCTTGTTAGCTTCATAAATccaaaactacatattttacTCAGAGAAAAATGAAAACCGTTTCATTGACCTTTACATACTTTTATATCACTTTTGTCATTATTATTTAGCTTTTTGGAcctaattttttcaattatgattttatatgtTTTACACGATGGTGGATTTGgaataaatagtttaaaaagaTAACAAATCTACATATAAGCATTCGAAAAACACGTGCACGTGTATATAGATTTCTTTAACAAAcggtttattttttacagtaaAGTGAATTGatatttgttatatgtatattatttttatagaaaatattttttttatttaattaagtgtaaaatatcaaatgtacatatgtacatttgatattttattttttttgtattgcctTGATTTTACATATTCAATTTTTGTGTTTCCACAAAAGCTTAGAAGACCCATAAGAGCTAATCCTATTTATacgtaaaatatgatttttttccaataacgAAAATCCTCttttcaaattacataaaattcttacatatcacgtatgaaaaaataaaatgtgacatgaaaatttttaaatttagtttaaAGTTTAATTGATGTATTTGTGAAGGGAGAACCTGGTGAACCTGGCCCTCCAGGACCTCCAGGTCAACAAGGTACTGAAGGTTTACCTGGACATGAAGGACGGACCGGAACACCTGGTGACCCAGGTGCAAGAGGTGAACGCGGACCTGCGGGAACGGCTGGACCCATCGGGCCCACAGGTCAACCCGGTGTTCCAGGACCAAAGGTAAAATTCAACatgaaacttattttattttaaactgaaaaatattgcaattataatatatttgcagGAATATTCGAGATACGGTTTACGAGGATTTCCGGGTACTCCGGGTCTACCTGGATTACGGGGATTTAGGGGGTTGCCTGTAAGATTTTAAAGACAGATTTAATTgggatttttatttcaaaaataacatttacaaaatttaataacaaaaattatccatttcaatttttaataatccACTAACAACtaacattattaaaaatacaattacaaTACTGCTAACATTgaactatatattatacataattcaacTTGGTTTAATTGGGTGTATGTccatgtaatatttaatttatgtatttatgtatataataataataacaatgctTTTTATTGAAGGTGTTGGACTCTAGGTTGAAAGATTACTACATATATAGTCTTATTCGTTATTTCATATTACTGTATATAAATTACAGGGCGACAAAGGAGACAAAGGAGAACGAGGCTTGACAACTACATTGAAGGGTGATCAATTCCCAACCGGAATAATTGAAGGTCCACCAGGTCCACCAGGACCACCAGGTATATAACACATTACAAAACACTTTTAAATAGTCTTTTTGCACTGAGGATGTGGTAGTTGAATTAGTGTACCATAATCAATCGACGATAGAATAGCTTAAATGTGCTTAGTAacaattaacatttttattgcAATTTCCAGTAAACACATTTATTTACGTTTTTCAAAGTAAATAGTATTTTATGCACAAATGATTATTTTGTATCACATTATAGAAAACGCAACGcttattatcaaaatataatcCTTAGCCTATTTTCATTACACTTTCTCCATAAAcgtaattgatattttaatcatacataaataaatttaaatttctagaATTTGATTAAATGTTTAGTCCTATATTTATGGTAACACAATTTTATGCCGGCTACTGAATAGttcatataatgtatgtatattttaatattacattatacatatattatcattaaaatatgGTAGTGTGATGAATATGGATATCAATATGATCAAAACAGGGCCAGACGGATTGCGCGGTGAGAAAGGAGATTCGGGACCAACTGGTCCTCCCGGATCATCTGGGGAAAAGGGAACGAGAGGCAAACGTGGAAAAAGGGTAATGTGTACACCCTAATAAATGAATGCTACAAATACATTCCATTTCTCGATCGACTATCATTGAAATTTCGTTGAAAATGTGTATCTTACTTCTTGAATCTGTCTGTATGAGCTGCATAATGAATTAAACTCCACAATGGGAAATAAAATCTCTTAGCATACTATTATGCATATATTCAATCATCAGGAATTTCTtcaatatatgtgcatattatacatatttacatgcatgAAAATATACCCTAAATGCATGATATCACGTACGCTTGTACacatttttagatttacattaATCACATAGTTAATTTAGTAGGTGTGTGATTTTATGATTAATACTATGCTATAAATTGATGTATTAGAAAaacaattgtataatataactgATATTATTTACTGGTTGAAAACCTACCgatttatattgttattttgtgtaatgtataatttttattttatgcaatgtacatagatgtatttatttaatgcaatGTAGATATAagtgttttttatttatcttattacttttatttaaattttgatcatgatatttataaattcaaagcCAAACAACAATATCACATGAAATACCAAATATTTGTTTGTAATATGGGTCTACTCTGATTAATCAA
Coding sequences:
- the LOC143912323 gene encoding uncharacterized protein LOC143912323 produces the protein MNIVVSGPPGPPGKRGKKGKKGDPGEPGPAGSTGSPGKNGFPGPIGLDGPKGDPGRPGDKGQKGELGNPGFDVFSAVKGMKRSVTTLRGGTLGYAEIVAVKGEPGEPGPPGPPGQQGTEGLPGHEGRTGTPGDPGARGERGPAGTAGPIGPTGQPGVPGPKGDKGDKGERGLTTTLKGDQFPTGIIEGPPGPPGPPGPDGLRGEKGDSGPTGPPGSSGEKGTRGKRGKRVMCDKGEKGLSGTSGENGYNGDPGPQGPPGLPGSEGPKGEKGEYGDIGPPGLMGPPGLPGPPGYPGLRGEKGDKGESKYKKLRRRQPLLNLQGDGTGMEFMGGDIIMGPPGPPGPVGLPGLQGPPGIKGERGNNGAKGDTGDKGTKGDPGPMGLPGPMGLRGELGRMGEYGKQGPMVSNSLTSNRVQ